In the genome of Chryseobacterium oryzae, one region contains:
- a CDS encoding BT0820 family HAD-type phosphatase produces the protein MLQNKKIAVDFDGTIVDDAYPAIGKAKIFAFETLKKLQSEGYRLILWTYRHGKTLDEAVEFCRQNGLEFYAVNSSFEGEVFDSEKQSRKLDADWFIDDRNIGGFPGWGEIYNIIKERIEFRVEGREVLAYSKLKKEKKKGLFW, from the coding sequence ATGTTACAAAATAAAAAAATAGCGGTGGATTTTGATGGAACGATTGTAGATGATGCATATCCAGCCATCGGAAAAGCTAAAATATTTGCTTTTGAAACCCTCAAAAAATTACAGTCAGAAGGTTATAGACTCATACTTTGGACTTACAGACACGGTAAAACATTAGATGAAGCTGTAGAATTCTGCAGACAAAACGGATTAGAATTTTATGCTGTAAATTCAAGTTTTGAAGGAGAAGTTTTTGATTCTGAAAAACAATCCAGAAAACTAGATGCAGACTGGTTTATAGATGACAGAAACATCGGTGGTTTTCCGGGATGGGGAGAGATTTATAACATCATCAAAGAAAGAATTGAATTCCGTGTGGAAGGGAGAGAGGTTTTAGCTTATTCAAAGCTTAAAAAAGAAAAGAAAAAAGGATTATTCTGGTAG
- a CDS encoding translation initiation factor yields MDLRDQLKNLFPDHEEQDFEMPEEKFKQKEPLICKFEKKGRNGKPVTIVEGWEGNDDDLKKISKKIKTTLGIGGSEKDGTIIIQGDNRDKIMTILKDMGYKTKRVGG; encoded by the coding sequence ATGGATTTAAGAGATCAATTAAAAAACCTTTTTCCTGATCATGAAGAACAGGATTTTGAAATGCCGGAAGAAAAATTCAAGCAAAAAGAACCTCTCATCTGTAAATTTGAAAAAAAAGGCAGAAACGGAAAACCTGTAACGATTGTTGAAGGTTGGGAAGGCAATGATGACGATTTAAAAAAAATATCTAAAAAAATTAAAACAACATTAGGAATAGGTGGCTCCGAGAAAGATGGCACAATTATTATTCAAGGTGATAACCGCGACAAAATAATGACTATTCTTAAAGATATGGGTTATAAAACCAAAAGAGTTGGCGGTTAG
- a CDS encoding acyl-ACP desaturase has product MYNKLVRKEVMGILEKEVSSFLENFLTPIEKIWQPSDFLPDPSSESFKYDLEEIQTFAREMPYDLFVTLIGDCITEEALPSYESWLMGVDGVNQEEKVGWANWVRSWTAEENRHGDLLNKYLYLCGRVNMREVEITTQYLISDGFDLGTSMDPYRNFVYTSFQETATNISHRRVGTLAKQSGNGKLAKMCGVIAADEARHAKAYKHFVTRILELDPSEMILAFEDMMRKKIVMPAHMMRQSGQKAGELWGHFSDAAQRCMVYTGQDYINIMKDLLDEWKIEHIKGLTEKAEKAQEYLMKLPSRLQKITDRLSTPDLQFEFSWVKN; this is encoded by the coding sequence ATGTACAATAAGCTGGTAAGAAAAGAGGTAATGGGTATTTTGGAAAAGGAAGTCAGTTCTTTTCTTGAGAATTTTTTGACTCCAATTGAAAAAATATGGCAACCTTCAGATTTTTTACCGGATCCATCCAGTGAAAGTTTTAAATACGATTTAGAAGAAATTCAGACTTTTGCACGAGAGATGCCTTACGATTTGTTTGTAACACTCATTGGCGACTGTATTACGGAGGAAGCTTTGCCTTCTTACGAATCTTGGTTAATGGGAGTAGACGGAGTAAATCAGGAAGAAAAAGTAGGTTGGGCAAACTGGGTTAGATCTTGGACAGCTGAAGAAAACAGACACGGAGATTTATTGAATAAATATCTTTATCTCTGCGGTAGAGTTAATATGCGTGAAGTTGAAATTACTACACAATACCTTATTAGCGACGGTTTTGATCTTGGAACAAGTATGGATCCGTACAGAAACTTTGTCTACACAAGTTTTCAGGAAACAGCAACTAATATTTCTCACAGAAGGGTAGGTACTTTGGCAAAACAGTCAGGTAACGGCAAACTAGCAAAAATGTGCGGTGTTATTGCTGCAGACGAAGCTAGACATGCTAAAGCCTATAAACATTTTGTAACTAGAATTCTAGAATTAGACCCATCAGAAATGATTTTGGCATTTGAAGACATGATGAGAAAAAAAATAGTAATGCCTGCACACATGATGAGACAGTCTGGCCAGAAAGCGGGAGAACTTTGGGGACATTTTTCGGATGCTGCACAAAGATGCATGGTTTACACCGGACAAGATTACATCAACATCATGAAAGATCTTCTGGACGAATGGAAAATAGAGCATATTAAAGGGCTTACAGAAAAAGCAGAAAAAGCTCAGGAATACCTTATGAAACTTCCATCAAGATTGCAGAAAATTACAGACAGACTTTCTACTCCAGATTTGCAGTTTGAATTTAGTTGGGTGAAAAACTAG
- the era gene encoding GTPase Era: MHKAGFVNIVGKPNAGKSTLLNQLMGEKLAIVTQKAQTTRHRIFGIYNEEDLQIVFSDTPGVLDPKYGLQEKMMDFVKDSLQDADVFLFIVDVTDKAEPSEFLIDKLNKIPVPVLLLLNKVDQTNQEGLEKLVSDWHERIPKAEILPISALNAFNTDIILPKLKSMLPENPPYYDKDMYTDKPERFFVNEAIREKILLNYDKEIPYSVEVVTEMFKEKEGIIFIDSIIYVERDTQKGILIGHKGEAIKKVGTEARIDLEKFFAKKIHLNLFVKVKKDWRKNDRDLKNFGYR; encoded by the coding sequence ATGCACAAAGCAGGATTTGTAAATATTGTTGGAAAACCAAATGCCGGAAAATCTACTCTTCTTAATCAGCTGATGGGAGAGAAGCTGGCTATTGTTACCCAAAAAGCTCAAACTACCAGACATAGAATTTTCGGAATTTATAATGAAGAAGACTTACAGATTGTATTCTCGGATACGCCGGGAGTTTTAGATCCTAAATACGGTCTTCAGGAAAAAATGATGGATTTTGTAAAAGATTCTTTGCAGGATGCTGATGTTTTTCTTTTTATCGTAGATGTTACCGATAAAGCAGAACCTTCGGAGTTCTTAATAGATAAACTTAATAAAATTCCGGTACCGGTACTTTTGTTATTGAATAAAGTAGACCAAACCAATCAGGAAGGTTTAGAAAAACTGGTATCCGATTGGCACGAAAGAATTCCAAAAGCTGAAATTCTTCCTATTTCTGCACTCAATGCCTTCAATACAGACATTATTCTTCCAAAATTGAAGTCTATGTTACCAGAAAATCCGCCATATTACGATAAAGATATGTATACGGATAAGCCTGAAAGATTTTTTGTAAACGAAGCTATTAGAGAAAAAATTCTTTTGAATTATGATAAAGAAATACCTTATTCTGTTGAAGTAGTAACGGAAATGTTTAAAGAAAAAGAGGGAATTATTTTTATAGATTCTATTATTTATGTGGAAAGAGATACCCAAAAAGGAATTTTAATTGGGCATAAAGGGGAAGCTATTAAAAAAGTAGGTACTGAAGCTAGAATAGATCTGGAAAAGTTTTTTGCAAAAAAAATCCATCTTAACCTTTTCGTAAAAGTGAAAAAAGACTGGAGAAAAAACGATCGTGATCTTAAAAACTTCGGATACAGATAA
- a CDS encoding enoyl-ACP reductase FabI: protein MSYGLLKGKKGIIFGALNEQSIAWKVAERCHEEGAEFILSNAPIALRMGELNGLAEKTGSEVIGADATSVEDLEKLFDAAIAKFGKIDFILHSIGMSINVRKGKHYTDMNYDWLEKGWDISAVSFHKVMRVAYEKNCMNEWGSILALTYIAAQRTFPDYNDMSDNKAYLESIARTFGNYWGERKVRVNTVSQSPTPTTAGSGVKGFGGFLGYAEDMSPLGNATASECADYCVTLFSDLTRKVTMQNLFHDGGFSSSGVTQKVISKYDAE, encoded by the coding sequence ATGTCATACGGTTTACTTAAAGGCAAGAAGGGAATTATTTTTGGAGCCCTTAATGAACAATCTATCGCATGGAAAGTTGCAGAAAGATGTCACGAAGAAGGTGCAGAATTTATCTTATCTAATGCTCCTATTGCTCTTAGAATGGGCGAGTTAAACGGTTTAGCTGAGAAAACTGGTTCTGAAGTGATTGGTGCAGATGCAACTTCGGTAGAAGATCTTGAAAAACTTTTTGATGCCGCTATTGCTAAATTTGGAAAAATAGATTTCATACTTCACTCTATAGGAATGTCTATCAACGTAAGAAAAGGTAAACATTATACAGATATGAATTATGATTGGCTGGAAAAAGGTTGGGATATTTCTGCGGTGTCTTTCCACAAAGTGATGAGAGTGGCTTATGAGAAAAATTGCATGAATGAGTGGGGAAGTATTTTAGCACTTACTTATATTGCAGCTCAGAGAACATTTCCAGACTATAACGATATGTCTGATAATAAAGCTTATCTAGAAAGTATTGCTAGAACTTTCGGAAATTATTGGGGAGAAAGAAAAGTACGTGTTAATACAGTATCGCAATCTCCAACACCTACAACAGCTGGTAGTGGCGTGAAAGGTTTTGGTGGTTTCTTAGGATACGCTGAAGATATGTCTCCTCTGGGTAATGCAACAGCTTCAGAATGTGCAGATTACTGCGTGACTTTATTCTCAGATCTTACTAGAAAAGTAACAATGCAGAATCTTTTCCATGATGGTGGTTTCAGCAGTTCTGGGGTTACTCAAAAAGTTATCAGCAAATACGATGCAGAATAA
- a CDS encoding class I SAM-dependent methyltransferase — translation MKKLTKFLLNKIPRPALIQMSVWARPLIYQFFKGNQFLDPIDGKSYRKFLPYGYGNQRENALSPGTLSLERHRQMWLYLQNETDFFIKNYKVLHIAPEQEFLRKFKKMSNLNYISADLYSPIVDVKADILNLPFPDDSFDVVFCNHVLEHIQDDSKAMKELYRVMKPGGWGILQVPMKNSLQKTYEDFTITDPKERQKHFGQYDHVRWYGMDYFDRLKSAGFTTEVNFYSQKFTDEEIKKYGLRKNEILPIVQKN, via the coding sequence ATGAAAAAGCTTACTAAGTTTTTGCTTAATAAAATTCCGAGACCGGCACTTATCCAGATGAGTGTTTGGGCACGTCCACTTATTTATCAGTTTTTCAAAGGAAATCAGTTTTTAGATCCTATTGATGGGAAATCTTACCGGAAATTTCTTCCTTACGGATATGGAAATCAGCGAGAAAATGCATTATCACCAGGAACTTTAAGTCTGGAAAGACACCGCCAAATGTGGCTTTATCTTCAGAATGAAACAGATTTTTTTATAAAAAATTATAAAGTTCTTCATATTGCTCCAGAGCAGGAATTTTTAAGAAAGTTTAAAAAAATGAGCAATCTTAATTATATTTCTGCAGATTTGTATTCTCCAATTGTTGATGTTAAAGCAGATATACTAAATCTTCCTTTCCCGGACGATAGTTTTGATGTAGTATTTTGCAACCACGTTTTAGAGCATATTCAAGACGATTCTAAAGCCATGAAAGAACTTTATCGGGTAATGAAGCCTGGAGGTTGGGGAATATTACAGGTTCCGATGAAAAATTCTCTGCAAAAAACGTATGAAGATTTTACAATTACAGATCCAAAAGAAAGACAAAAGCACTTCGGACAGTACGATCATGTCCGTTGGTATGGAATGGATTATTTTGACCGTTTAAAATCTGCGGGTTTCACTACTGAAGTTAATTTTTATTCTCAAAAATTTACCGATGAGGAAATAAAGAAATACGGATTAAGAAAAAACGAAATTCTACCGATTGTACAAAAAAACTAA
- a CDS encoding DoxX family protein, with the protein MSYLNSKTNPLLWDIVIFVVRLFVGFAMISHGFPKLQQLIEGGEIQFFDFLGLGTKVSLTLTVFAEFVCSIFIILGLFTRIATGFLIFTMIIAAFVVHGSDGFDKRELSLLYLSVYLMIISFGAGRFSVDHMIEKRRRSSQW; encoded by the coding sequence ATGAGCTATTTAAACTCAAAAACCAATCCTTTGCTTTGGGATATTGTTATTTTCGTGGTTAGGTTATTTGTAGGATTCGCTATGATTTCTCACGGATTTCCGAAACTTCAACAATTAATAGAAGGCGGTGAAATTCAATTTTTCGATTTCTTAGGATTAGGGACAAAAGTGAGTTTGACATTAACGGTTTTTGCCGAATTTGTCTGTTCAATTTTTATAATTTTGGGCTTGTTTACAAGAATAGCAACCGGATTTTTAATATTCACCATGATTATTGCAGCATTTGTTGTACACGGTTCTGACGGTTTTGATAAAAGAGAATTAAGCTTATTGTATTTATCCGTTTATTTAATGATTATCTCATTTGGAGCCGGAAGGTTTTCGGTGGATCATATGATAGAAAAAAGACGGAGAAGTTCTCAATGGTAA
- a CDS encoding DMT family transporter — protein sequence MNWIILIIAGLFEVAFASCLGKVKETNGNEMYWWFAGFLACLTVSMLLLIKATETLPIGTAYAVWTGIGAVGTALVGIFVFKDPASFWRVFFICTLIGSVIGLKAVSH from the coding sequence ATGAACTGGATTATTTTAATTATTGCAGGATTATTTGAAGTAGCTTTTGCATCTTGCCTAGGAAAAGTAAAAGAAACCAACGGAAATGAAATGTATTGGTGGTTTGCAGGTTTTTTAGCTTGTTTAACCGTTTCTATGCTTTTGCTGATTAAAGCAACAGAAACTTTACCAATAGGAACAGCGTATGCGGTATGGACAGGAATTGGAGCCGTAGGAACTGCATTAGTAGGTATTTTTGTATTTAAAGATCCTGCAAGTTTTTGGAGAGTATTTTTTATTTGTACTTTAATTGGTTCTGTAATTGGTTTAAAAGCAGTTTCACACTAA
- a CDS encoding nucleoside phosphorylase, whose translation MLNKLAASELVLNDDGSVYHLNLLPEDIADKIILVGDPDRVPKVSKYFDKVEIKKNKREFYTHTGTLRGERISVMSTGIGTENIDIVMNELDALVNIDLKNKEFKSSHHSLSLFRMGTCGSVNPDVKVDNMLVTQNVVGLDGLMNFYQDYQFENDFSKKFLDQFPYEKVKSMLYFSEWSEELSSLYSDAAYHGNTATFPGFYAPQGRQLRLKALDDKFLETLNELGITNFEMETSAIYAFSKLLGHKAITVNNVIANRRRGEFSADHHASEKNLIEWVLDRIIK comes from the coding sequence ATGCTTAATAAATTGGCAGCTTCAGAGTTGGTTCTGAACGATGATGGTAGTGTTTATCACCTTAATCTTCTTCCTGAAGATATTGCAGATAAAATAATATTGGTTGGTGATCCCGACAGAGTTCCGAAAGTTTCAAAATACTTCGATAAAGTAGAAATTAAAAAGAACAAAAGAGAGTTTTACACGCATACCGGGACTTTGCGAGGTGAAAGAATTTCGGTAATGTCTACCGGAATTGGTACCGAAAACATCGATATCGTAATGAACGAACTTGATGCTTTGGTAAATATCGATTTAAAAAATAAAGAATTTAAGAGCAGTCATCATTCGCTCAGCCTTTTCAGAATGGGAACTTGCGGAAGTGTAAATCCCGATGTAAAGGTTGATAATATGCTTGTTACCCAAAATGTTGTCGGCTTAGACGGATTAATGAACTTTTATCAGGATTATCAATTTGAAAACGATTTCTCCAAAAAGTTTTTAGATCAGTTTCCTTATGAAAAGGTAAAGTCTATGCTTTATTTTTCGGAATGGTCTGAAGAATTGAGTTCTTTATATAGCGATGCGGCTTATCATGGTAATACGGCAACTTTTCCCGGTTTTTATGCTCCGCAAGGAAGACAACTTCGTTTGAAAGCTTTGGATGATAAGTTTCTAGAAACTTTAAATGAACTGGGAATTACCAATTTTGAAATGGAAACCTCTGCAATTTATGCGTTTTCAAAATTATTAGGACATAAAGCAATAACGGTAAATAATGTTATTGCCAACAGACGACGTGGAGAATTTTCTGCAGACCATCATGCTTCAGAAAAAAATCTGATTGAATGGGTTTTAGATAGAATAATTAAATAA
- the gpmI gene encoding 2,3-bisphosphoglycerate-independent phosphoglycerate mutase, with amino-acid sequence MSKKAILAILDGWGLGKNPNVSALAQANTPFIDSCLQKFPHTTLEASGLAVGLPAGQMGNSEVGHMNLGAGRVVYQNLVKLNMAVENGTLGHEKVIQDAFAYAKLENKNIHFIGLVSNGGVHSHINHLKGLLSAANDFGLKENVYVHAFTDGRDCDPHSGLGFVEELQNHMSQTTGKLASIIGRYYAMDRDRRWERVKLAYDAMVEGVGLQTTDALSAIKSSYEENITDEFIKPIILVKTTQMGNVVPVAKITDKDVVICFNFRTDRGREITEVLCQHDMPEYSMHKLDLHYITLTNYDKTYQNVNVVFDEEVLKETMGEILERNGRTQIRIAETEKYPHVTFFFSGGREDEFHGEKRLLCPSPKDVPTYDLKPEMSAYDITNAILPELENETADFVCLNFANTDMVGHTGVFEAAVKAAETVDQCIEKVATMAYEHNYAVFILADHGNSDVMINEDGSPNTQHSTNLVPFIVMDKDKSWNLKPGKLGDVAPTILSVMGVEIPAVMTGNILVS; translated from the coding sequence ATGTCTAAAAAAGCAATATTAGCAATACTTGATGGATGGGGTTTAGGAAAAAATCCAAATGTTTCTGCCTTAGCACAGGCAAATACGCCATTCATAGATAGCTGTTTACAAAAATTCCCTCATACTACTCTGGAAGCAAGCGGTTTAGCAGTTGGGCTTCCTGCAGGACAAATGGGGAACTCTGAAGTGGGGCATATGAATTTGGGTGCAGGTAGAGTTGTGTATCAGAATCTGGTAAAACTCAACATGGCTGTGGAAAACGGAACTTTAGGCCACGAAAAAGTAATTCAGGATGCATTCGCATATGCAAAACTCGAAAATAAAAACATTCATTTTATAGGTTTGGTTTCTAATGGCGGTGTTCATTCTCATATCAATCATTTAAAAGGTTTATTATCGGCTGCGAACGATTTTGGTTTAAAGGAAAACGTTTATGTACACGCATTTACAGACGGGAGAGATTGCGATCCGCATTCCGGATTGGGTTTTGTTGAAGAATTGCAGAATCACATGAGCCAAACTACGGGTAAGTTAGCTTCCATCATTGGTAGATATTACGCTATGGACAGAGATAGAAGATGGGAACGTGTAAAACTTGCTTACGATGCAATGGTAGAAGGAGTAGGATTACAGACTACAGATGCTTTATCAGCCATTAAATCTTCGTATGAAGAAAATATTACCGACGAATTTATTAAGCCGATAATTTTGGTTAAAACTACTCAGATGGGTAATGTGGTTCCTGTAGCAAAAATTACGGATAAAGATGTGGTTATCTGCTTCAACTTCCGTACAGACAGAGGTAGAGAAATTACAGAAGTGCTTTGCCAACACGATATGCCGGAATATTCTATGCACAAATTAGACCTGCATTATATTACGCTTACCAATTACGATAAAACTTACCAAAATGTAAATGTTGTTTTTGATGAAGAAGTTCTAAAAGAAACAATGGGTGAAATTTTGGAAAGAAACGGAAGAACACAAATAAGAATTGCTGAAACCGAAAAATATCCGCACGTTACATTTTTCTTTTCAGGAGGAAGAGAAGATGAGTTTCACGGTGAGAAAAGATTATTGTGCCCGAGTCCGAAAGACGTTCCTACTTACGATTTAAAACCAGAAATGTCCGCATACGATATTACCAATGCAATTTTACCCGAATTGGAAAATGAAACTGCAGATTTCGTTTGCTTAAATTTTGCAAATACAGATATGGTAGGACACACAGGTGTTTTTGAAGCTGCAGTAAAAGCTGCAGAAACGGTAGACCAATGTATTGAAAAAGTTGCAACTATGGCGTACGAACACAATTATGCTGTTTTTATTTTAGCCGATCATGGTAATTCTGATGTAATGATTAATGAAGACGGATCTCCAAACACTCAGCATTCTACCAACTTGGTACCTTTTATTGTAATGGATAAAGATAAATCATGGAATTTAAAACCAGGTAAATTAGGTGATGTTGCTCCTACAATTCTATCTGTAATGGGAGTGGAAATTCCTGCAGTAATGACGGGTAATATACTAGTTTCCTAG
- the map gene encoding type I methionyl aminopeptidase produces the protein MIQLKNIDELRLMKESARLVSRTLGMLAKEIKPGVTTLYLDKLAHDFIKDHGAEPAFLGYGGFPYSLCISPNEQVVHGFPSNEEIKEGDVLSVDCGAILNGFVGDHAYTFEIGEVKPETKKLLKVAKESLYKGIEQCVRGKRIGDISFAIQNHCEKEGYGVVRELVGHGVGRKMHEDPQVPNYGRQGSGKVIKDGLTIAIEPMINLGTEKVKFHNDGWTVTTLDNQPSAHFEHDVAVINGKPVLLSTFQYIYDALGIVTDEEKAFQLDF, from the coding sequence ATGATTCAACTTAAAAATATAGACGAGCTTCGTCTGATGAAAGAAAGTGCACGCTTGGTTTCCAGAACATTAGGAATGTTGGCTAAAGAAATCAAACCGGGAGTTACTACTTTATATTTAGATAAATTAGCACACGATTTTATTAAAGATCATGGAGCAGAACCCGCATTTTTAGGATATGGAGGTTTTCCATATTCATTATGCATTTCCCCAAATGAGCAGGTAGTACATGGTTTTCCGAGTAATGAGGAAATAAAAGAAGGTGATGTTCTTTCCGTAGATTGTGGTGCAATTCTTAATGGTTTTGTAGGAGATCATGCATATACTTTCGAAATTGGAGAGGTAAAACCTGAAACCAAAAAATTATTGAAAGTTGCTAAAGAATCTCTTTATAAAGGAATTGAGCAGTGTGTAAGAGGAAAAAGAATTGGAGATATTTCGTTTGCTATTCAAAATCACTGTGAAAAAGAAGGTTATGGTGTTGTAAGAGAATTGGTTGGTCATGGTGTAGGCAGAAAAATGCATGAGGATCCTCAAGTACCTAATTATGGAAGACAGGGAAGTGGAAAAGTGATAAAAGACGGTTTAACAATTGCTATTGAACCCATGATTAATTTGGGAACAGAAAAAGTAAAGTTCCATAATGATGGATGGACGGTTACTACCTTAGATAACCAGCCTTCTGCACATTTTGAACATGATGTAGCCGTAATTAATGGTAAACCTGTATTGCTTTCTACATTTCAGTATATTTATGATGCTTTGGGAATAGTAACCGATGAAGAAAAAGCTTTTCAATTAGACTTTTAA
- the pepE gene encoding dipeptidase PepE, whose translation MNIILASTSTLFGGEYLEYLKAELIELYKGIDEIIFIPFARPGGISHEEYTEKAKSFFKTINISVKGLHEFEDKTEALNSAKGYFTGGGNTFLLVKTLHEENLMSVLKQNVEKGKAYLGCSAGSNIGGQNMKTTNDMPIVYPPSFDCMGLVPFNINPHYLDPNPDLKHNGETRETRIKEFLTQNNTKVIGLREGNWIRRVGSTITVEGSESTRIFEQGKEPYEIEAGSRL comes from the coding sequence ATGAATATTATATTGGCTTCAACTTCAACGCTTTTTGGAGGGGAATATCTTGAGTATTTAAAAGCAGAATTAATAGAATTATATAAAGGAATAGACGAAATTATTTTTATTCCGTTTGCAAGACCAGGAGGGATTTCTCATGAAGAATATACAGAAAAAGCAAAATCATTCTTCAAAACAATAAATATCTCTGTAAAAGGGCTGCACGAATTTGAAGATAAGACTGAAGCCTTAAACTCGGCAAAAGGATATTTTACAGGCGGCGGAAACACTTTTTTACTTGTAAAAACTTTACACGAAGAAAATCTGATGTCTGTTCTGAAACAAAATGTAGAAAAAGGAAAAGCGTACTTGGGATGCAGCGCAGGAAGTAATATTGGCGGACAGAATATGAAAACAACCAACGATATGCCGATTGTATATCCGCCAAGTTTCGATTGTATGGGATTGGTTCCGTTCAATATCAATCCGCATTATTTAGATCCAAATCCCGATCTTAAGCATAATGGAGAAACCAGAGAAACGAGAATTAAAGAATTTTTAACGCAGAATAATACTAAAGTAATTGGTCTTCGGGAAGGAAACTGGATTCGCAGGGTAGGAAGCACAATAACCGTAGAAGGAAGCGAATCTACAAGGATTTTTGAGCAAGGAAAAGAACCTTACGAAATTGAAGCGGGAAGCAGATTATAA
- the fsa gene encoding fructose-6-phosphate aldolase — protein MKFFIDTANLEQIKEAKDLGILDGVTTNPSLMAKEGIQGAEAIKNHYKAICEIVDGDISAEVLSTTYEEMIKEGDELAAIHPNIVVKIPMIKDGIKALKYFSDKGIKTNCTLIFSPGQALLAAKAGATYVSPFLGRLDDICTDGLNLIQEIRLIFDNYMYETEILAASIRHSMHIIDCAKIGADVITSPLPPILSLLKHPLTDSGLAQFVADSQKLA, from the coding sequence ATGAAATTTTTTATTGACACTGCGAATTTAGAGCAGATTAAAGAAGCTAAAGACTTGGGAATTTTGGATGGTGTAACCACAAATCCGTCTTTGATGGCAAAAGAAGGAATTCAGGGTGCCGAAGCAATTAAAAACCACTATAAAGCAATCTGCGAAATCGTAGACGGAGATATATCTGCAGAGGTACTTTCTACTACTTACGAAGAGATGATTAAAGAAGGAGATGAGCTTGCTGCGATTCATCCTAATATCGTTGTTAAAATCCCAATGATTAAAGATGGTATTAAAGCTTTAAAATATTTTTCGGATAAAGGAATTAAAACAAACTGTACTTTAATTTTCTCTCCGGGACAGGCTTTATTGGCTGCAAAAGCTGGAGCTACGTATGTATCTCCGTTTTTAGGAAGATTAGATGATATTTGTACAGATGGTCTTAATTTAATTCAGGAAATCAGATTAATTTTTGATAATTATATGTACGAAACTGAGATTTTAGCAGCATCTATCCGTCATTCTATGCACATTATCGACTGTGCTAAAATTGGTGCAGATGTAATTACTTCTCCTCTTCCTCCAATCTTGAGCTTGTTGAAGCATCCTTTAACAGACAGCGGATTGGCTCAGTTTGTAGCAGATTCTCAGAAATTAGCTTAA